In Chitinophagales bacterium, a single genomic region encodes these proteins:
- a CDS encoding NAD-dependent epimerase/dehydratase family protein, whose protein sequence is MQNILITGSGGYIGSQFLLKCIENKQQFNKIVALDIRTPKEEDKIAEVIYVEADIRSEKIHEIVAEYKITTIVHLAAIISITGHNSASFEYDVDVNGSHNIINAAIKNKVKRFIYSSSGAAYGYWPSNVDLVLTEDMKMLGNKDIPYSYHKYLVEERLKAVRKSHPEMEQFVFRVGTILGENTKNPITDYLKKPKLLCIKGYPSAFVAIWDKDLVNILFKATQDGKSGIYNVAGTGSIPTQELATFLGKPAQVLPVWLLKLAFAVLRPLRLIPYGPESLKFIQYRPVLSNEKLKTEFAYTPEKTTKEVFEFWKKYNL, encoded by the coding sequence ATGCAAAATATATTAATTACAGGAAGCGGAGGATACATTGGAAGCCAATTTTTATTAAAATGTATAGAAAATAAACAGCAGTTTAACAAAATTGTAGCTTTAGATATTAGAACGCCTAAAGAGGAAGATAAAATAGCGGAGGTTATTTATGTAGAAGCAGATATAAGGTCGGAAAAAATACACGAGATTGTTGCGGAATACAAAATAACAACCATTGTGCATTTGGCTGCCATTATTTCTATAACGGGACATAATAGTGCCAGTTTTGAATATGATGTAGATGTGAATGGTAGCCATAACATAATTAATGCCGCTATTAAGAATAAAGTAAAACGCTTTATTTATTCCAGCAGTGGAGCCGCTTATGGGTACTGGCCCAGTAATGTTGATTTGGTTTTAACAGAAGATATGAAGATGCTGGGCAATAAAGACATTCCCTATAGTTATCATAAATATTTAGTAGAAGAAAGATTAAAAGCAGTACGAAAATCGCATCCCGAAATGGAGCAGTTTGTTTTTAGAGTGGGTACTATTTTAGGAGAAAACACTAAAAATCCGATAACGGATTATTTAAAGAAGCCTAAATTGCTTTGTATAAAAGGTTATCCAAGTGCCTTTGTAGCTATATGGGATAAAGACTTAGTAAATATATTGTTTAAAGCTACGCAAGACGGTAAATCGGGTATTTATAACGTGGCAGGTACAGGAAGTATTCCTACGCAAGAATTGGCAACTTTTTTAGGCAAGCCGGCACAAGTGCTTCCTGTTTGGTTATTAAAATTGGCTTTTGCAGTTTTACGTCCTTTGCGTTTAATTCCTTATGGCCCTGAGAGTTTAAAATTTATACAATACCGTCCTGTTTTAAGTAATGAAAAGTTAAAAACCGAATTTGCTTACACTCCTGAAAAAACTACTAAAGAAGTTTTTGAGTTTTGGAAAAAGTATAATCTTTAA
- a CDS encoding tetratricopeptide repeat protein — translation MKKISIVAFILGFAFNTQAQDAKARVQSIIDAVSKNCGGPTYGADSVRTITNISLYREFKKQGDDQKDLATKLKYYKDAYPGWKYAYYHAPGAKVYLHYDAKDIYEALLEAETNEDRKRAYEDTLLSIYDIRMNCFGKSADLTMRKAFDWYKYRNDGNEALVYEMFKNTVKAFDEEEGTSKLDISSAFLVPYMYMAIKVNKGAKTIDEEEVFDVFDQINDIADYNMQKGNDVGKYKGASDKVFDFMEKYGYLDPTTIGNLATKKYNADPNSLSTQIKVYKMLKAAKLYDHELFFPVAEKVYEQQPSSALATFLAKKASENGNYSKAIKYIQEANESETDANTKAQNLLTIAQFYQAKGDFSSARTYANKAADMRGGWGDPYILIGRLYAASGSKCGPGTGWDSQVVVWAAIDQWNKAKNIDPSVATEAQNLINKYWQYMPSKSDIFLRPDVTEGGSYSIGCWMGVTTTVRSSD, via the coding sequence ATGAAAAAAATATCAATAGTAGCCTTTATACTTGGATTTGCATTTAACACGCAAGCCCAAGATGCAAAAGCAAGAGTTCAATCAATAATAGATGCCGTAAGTAAAAACTGTGGAGGACCAACTTATGGAGCAGACAGCGTGAGAACAATTACCAATATCTCATTATACCGTGAGTTTAAAAAGCAAGGCGATGACCAAAAAGACCTTGCTACAAAACTAAAGTATTATAAAGATGCCTATCCGGGCTGGAAATATGCTTATTATCATGCTCCTGGTGCTAAAGTATATTTGCACTACGATGCAAAAGATATATACGAAGCACTTTTAGAAGCAGAAACAAACGAAGACAGAAAAAGAGCTTATGAAGATACGCTACTTTCTATCTACGATATAAGAATGAACTGTTTTGGAAAATCTGCCGACCTTACCATGCGTAAAGCTTTTGACTGGTATAAATATAGAAATGACGGAAATGAAGCATTAGTATATGAAATGTTTAAAAACACCGTAAAAGCTTTTGATGAGGAAGAAGGAACAAGCAAATTAGACATCAGTTCAGCATTTTTAGTACCTTATATGTATATGGCTATAAAAGTAAATAAAGGTGCAAAAACCATAGATGAAGAAGAAGTGTTTGATGTATTTGACCAAATAAACGATATAGCAGACTACAATATGCAAAAAGGCAATGATGTAGGAAAATACAAAGGAGCTTCAGATAAAGTGTTTGACTTTATGGAAAAATATGGCTACTTAGATCCTACAACTATTGGCAATTTAGCTACTAAAAAATACAATGCAGACCCTAACAGTTTATCTACTCAAATAAAAGTATATAAAATGCTTAAAGCTGCAAAACTGTATGACCACGAGTTATTTTTCCCTGTAGCAGAAAAAGTGTATGAGCAACAACCAAGTTCTGCTTTAGCTACTTTCTTAGCTAAAAAAGCAAGTGAAAATGGCAATTACTCAAAAGCTATAAAATATATACAAGAAGCTAATGAAAGTGAAACCGATGCTAACACAAAAGCACAAAACTTGCTTACTATAGCTCAGTTTTATCAAGCAAAAGGCGATTTTAGCTCAGCAAGAACCTACGCCAATAAAGCAGCAGATATGCGTGGCGGCTGGGGCGACCCTTACATTTTAATAGGAAGATTGTATGCTGCAAGTGGCTCTAAATGTGGCCCCGGCACAGGCTGGGATAGCCAAGTAGTAGTATGGGCAGCTATAGACCAATGGAACAAAGCTAAAAATATAGACCCAAGTGTAGCTACAGAAGCTCAAAACCTAATAAATAAATACTGGCAGTATATGCCTTCAAAATCTGACATATTCTTACGTCCAGATGTAACAGAAGGCGGTTCTTATTCAATAGGTTGCTGGATGGGCGTAACTACAACAGTAAGATCAAGTGATTAA
- the lptC gene encoding LPS export ABC transporter periplasmic protein LptC, with amino-acid sequence MLNKFNLPIALKSYRFVVFILLLFLWACTNDLEEVKEVTSEKFVSIEKGEDVSILFTEDAVPTIKIEGPTAIRYAYLPPDTPYTEFPDGLKLYVYDQEGKIESTLSANKGTMGDNSDNLEVTGDVQIVNSKGEKLNAEKLFWNKTDKKIRSDEFVKIYTNDEVIYGTGFEADENFTNYVIYNIKGVVKVRDGSF; translated from the coding sequence ATGCTAAATAAATTTAACTTACCGATAGCACTCAAAAGCTATCGGTTTGTTGTTTTTATACTTTTGCTCTTCTTATGGGCTTGCACCAATGATTTAGAAGAAGTAAAAGAAGTAACCAGCGAAAAATTTGTAAGCATAGAAAAAGGCGAAGATGTAAGCATACTATTTACCGAAGATGCCGTGCCTACCATAAAAATAGAAGGCCCTACGGCTATAAGGTACGCTTATTTGCCACCCGATACACCTTACACCGAATTTCCAGATGGACTTAAACTTTATGTTTACGACCAAGAGGGAAAAATAGAAAGTACTTTAAGTGCCAATAAAGGTACAATGGGAGATAATAGCGATAACTTAGAAGTAACCGGAGATGTGCAAATAGTTAATAGCAAAGGAGAAAAATTAAATGCCGAAAAATTATTTTGGAATAAAACTGATAAAAAAATACGCTCCGATGAGTTTGTAAAAATATATACAAATGATGAAGTTATATACGGTACTGGTTTTGAGGCAGATGAGAACTTTACAAACTACGTGATATATAATATAAAAGGCGTAGTAAAAGTACGAGATGGCTCATTTTAA
- a CDS encoding type III pantothenate kinase has translation MNGIIDRGNTKTKIFAFNKDVLIKRHSFFNEEEQYIIQTIKSFSFDRGIISSSANISDTLQMATHYFVKMSHEIKLPIKINYKTPETLGTDRIALAVGANTLYPNKNCLIISAGTCITIDLIDQNNTYQGGIISPGLTIRLQSLHTFTDKLPLLNLKKEGSFPIIGKTTKESMESGIYNGAFAEINATIDNFRLNFEDLTVLLTGGDMKMFELNTKNKIFAEQNLQAIGLNRILNYNAE, from the coding sequence ATGAATGGCATAATAGACAGAGGAAATACCAAAACTAAAATTTTTGCATTCAACAAAGATGTTCTTATAAAAAGACACAGTTTTTTTAATGAGGAAGAACAATACATAATTCAAACCATAAAATCTTTTAGTTTTGATAGAGGAATAATATCAAGTTCAGCAAATATTTCTGATACTTTACAAATGGCTACGCATTATTTTGTTAAAATGAGTCATGAAATAAAATTGCCTATAAAAATTAACTATAAAACTCCCGAAACTTTAGGTACAGATAGAATAGCTTTAGCTGTGGGAGCAAACACACTTTACCCCAATAAAAACTGCCTGATAATTAGTGCCGGAACTTGCATAACTATTGACTTAATAGACCAAAACAATACCTACCAAGGAGGCATAATATCTCCGGGTTTGACAATAAGATTACAATCTTTACATACCTTTACCGACAAATTGCCGTTATTAAACCTAAAAAAAGAAGGTAGTTTCCCCATTATTGGAAAAACTACTAAAGAAAGTATGGAAAGTGGAATTTACAATGGAGCTTTTGCAGAAATTAATGCTACAATTGATAATTTTAGGCTTAATTTTGAAGATTTAACAGTATTATTAACTGGTGGAGATATGAAAATGTTTGAATTAAATACTAAAAATAAGATATTTGCCGAACAAAATTTACAAGCCATAGGCCTAAATAGAATATTAAACTATAATGCAGAGTAA
- a CDS encoding CapA family protein — MKFKLWLITILIVSCITAKGQLKYVDNDSASFLKLMIVGDVTLTKEILNSSYSEKSKTYDFQHVFHYIRPILNLGDIVIGNAGNSFGIDSNFLDGKTNNAPSEYGIALKYAGFNFLMNANSAAVNQDIEPWLANKKYLDSLHINQIGSFEHDKDRRQRNPTLIKKDDITVAFLNYMDPLPYYTGVSPVVNGVQEDIIKKDILRAINNGAEFIIVYLNWGNEYQSRENVNQKNLADICLNAGADMVVGSGPNTVQNVSVSGEILANRVKKNIVLYSLGDFVSTSTEPLFNSSCIIEIVLKKDKKTNTVEIEDDGFISTYTAMYEDGNKTRYAIMPVSQVEKSNINVPISATEIHWMRSAAEKVRRKFSGAIDEIEYEINDEIIDDVAEVLTVTRRPLNESKNFRLEINNHLLSASNVEDNEEDIASEPIYNEGIIYKVQFLSLRREIPIDTEYYKHLRGYETYKEGDYYHYVIGNFKNLKRANDFCLDVKRNGHKYAYVVAFENGVKVK, encoded by the coding sequence ATGAAATTCAAGCTTTGGCTGATAACTATATTAATAGTTAGTTGTATTACCGCAAAAGGACAGTTGAAATATGTAGATAACGATTCTGCCAGCTTTTTAAAATTAATGATAGTTGGAGATGTTACTTTAACCAAAGAAATTTTAAATTCTTCTTATTCTGAAAAATCTAAAACCTACGATTTTCAACACGTTTTTCATTACATACGCCCTATTTTAAACTTAGGCGATATAGTGATAGGAAATGCAGGCAACTCTTTTGGCATAGACAGCAATTTTTTAGACGGCAAAACCAATAATGCTCCCAGCGAATACGGTATAGCTTTAAAATATGCCGGATTTAATTTTTTAATGAATGCCAATAGTGCCGCTGTTAATCAAGATATAGAGCCTTGGCTGGCAAATAAAAAATATTTAGATAGCCTTCATATCAATCAAATAGGCTCTTTTGAACACGACAAAGATAGAAGACAAAGAAACCCTACGCTTATAAAAAAAGACGATATAACTGTAGCCTTTTTAAACTATATGGATCCACTTCCCTATTACACAGGAGTATCACCCGTAGTTAACGGTGTGCAAGAGGATATTATAAAAAAAGACATACTGCGAGCTATAAACAATGGTGCTGAGTTTATAATAGTTTATTTAAACTGGGGTAATGAATATCAGAGTAGAGAAAACGTAAATCAAAAAAATCTGGCAGATATTTGTTTAAATGCAGGAGCAGATATGGTAGTGGGTTCTGGACCAAATACCGTACAAAACGTAAGCGTTAGTGGCGAAATATTGGCAAACAGAGTAAAGAAAAACATAGTGTTATATTCATTAGGCGATTTTGTAAGCACCTCTACAGAACCTTTATTTAACAGCTCATGCATAATAGAAATAGTACTTAAAAAAGATAAAAAAACAAATACGGTAGAAATAGAAGACGATGGATTTATAAGCACATACACCGCCATGTACGAAGACGGAAACAAAACAAGATATGCCATAATGCCCGTTTCGCAGGTAGAAAAAAGCAATATAAACGTGCCTATAAGTGCTACAGAAATACACTGGATGAGAAGTGCAGCCGAAAAAGTAAGAAGAAAATTTAGTGGAGCTATTGATGAAATAGAATACGAAATAAATGATGAAATTATAGACGATGTAGCCGAAGTGCTAACCGTAACCAGAAGACCGCTAAACGAAAGCAAAAATTTCAGATTAGAAATTAACAATCACCTACTTTCAGCTTCAAATGTAGAAGACAATGAAGAAGATATAGCCAGCGAGCCTATATATAATGAAGGGATTATTTACAAAGTTCAGTTTTTAAGTTTAAGAAGAGAAATTCCTATAGATACAGAGTATTACAAACATCTTAGAGGATACGAAACCTACAAAGAAGGCGATTATTACCACTATGTAATAGGCAATTTTAAAAACTTAAAACGTGCTAATGACTTTTGTTTAGATGTAAAAAGAAACGGGCATAAATATGCTTATGTAGTAGCTTTTGAAAATGGTGTTAAGGTAAAATAA
- a CDS encoding oxidoreductase, which produces MKKTLLIAGSSGLVGNQLLQLMLENNSVAKVYTLVRKTQQINHPKLEEIIFDFNDNNAYQNLPKIDATFCCLGTTIKKAGSQQKFEQVDFQYPLQLAKNTKSSAFSIISAMGADSHSSIFYNKIKGKLEDELKKLNFDTLNIFQPSLLVGNRAEHRLGESIAIAIMPKLDFLLVGGLKKYRSIKAENVAKAMLKATIDNLKSKTYTSDEIQALADNYINS; this is translated from the coding sequence ATGAAAAAAACACTTTTAATTGCAGGCTCAAGTGGCTTAGTAGGAAATCAACTGCTACAACTAATGCTTGAAAATAATTCCGTAGCAAAAGTTTATACTTTGGTACGAAAAACTCAGCAGATAAATCATCCTAAATTAGAAGAAATAATTTTTGATTTTAACGATAATAACGCCTACCAAAATCTTCCTAAAATAGATGCTACCTTTTGTTGCTTAGGTACAACTATTAAAAAAGCAGGTTCGCAGCAAAAATTTGAACAAGTAGATTTTCAGTATCCTTTGCAATTAGCCAAAAACACTAAATCTTCAGCTTTTAGTATCATTAGTGCCATGGGAGCAGACAGCCATTCCAGTATTTTTTATAATAAAATAAAAGGTAAATTGGAAGACGAATTAAAAAAACTTAATTTTGACACCTTAAATATTTTTCAGCCTTCATTATTAGTAGGAAATAGAGCAGAACATAGATTAGGCGAAAGTATAGCCATAGCTATAATGCCTAAATTAGATTTTCTATTAGTAGGCGGGCTAAAAAAATATAGAAGTATAAAAGCAGAAAATGTGGCTAAAGCCATGTTAAAAGCTACAATTGATAATTTAAAATCTAAAACATACACCTCAGATGAAATTCAAGCTTTGGCTGATAACTATATTAATAGTTAG
- a CDS encoding DUF4919 domain-containing protein → MKRLFNILLLFFSIAFANAQVYIYGISLEELKGEVLNNKHVIVETNQRCINLDTTVNIRDLFLLYFGSAFYDNYNPYAESLAYSIIESLYEEKKFKEVIEECNNIIKDNPGIIKPFSYIGEAYYQLGDSAKARLAYTVYYNLLSLPFYSGNGTCYDSAFVVRSISDEYTIMHELGLNSIGQSLNYNNNIPFDILYTQNAEDNEEETGYYFNIYLPFSIGLKEILKSDSKEKKKRKNKKL, encoded by the coding sequence ATGAAAAGGTTATTTAACATTTTACTTTTATTCTTTTCTATTGCATTCGCTAATGCTCAAGTCTATATTTATGGCATCTCTTTAGAAGAATTAAAGGGAGAAGTATTAAACAATAAGCATGTTATTGTAGAAACCAATCAAAGATGTATAAATTTAGATACTACAGTTAATATACGAGATTTATTTTTATTATACTTTGGAAGTGCATTTTATGACAATTACAATCCCTACGCAGAATCATTAGCCTATAGTATTATTGAAAGTTTGTATGAAGAAAAAAAATTTAAAGAAGTAATTGAAGAATGCAATAATATTATAAAGGATAATCCAGGCATAATTAAACCATTTAGTTATATCGGAGAAGCTTATTATCAATTAGGAGATTCTGCCAAAGCAAGATTAGCATATACAGTTTATTACAATTTACTATCACTACCGTTTTATTCTGGCAATGGAACCTGCTATGATAGTGCTTTTGTTGTTAGAAGTATATCAGATGAATACACTATAATGCATGAACTGGGTTTAAACTCTATCGGACAAAGTTTAAACTACAACAATAATATTCCTTTTGATATTTTATATACCCAAAATGCAGAGGACAATGAAGAAGAAACAGGATATTATTTCAATATATACCTGCCTTTTTCAATTGGATTAAAAGAAATACTTAAAAGTGATAGCAAGGAGAAAAAGAAAAGAAAGAACAAAAAACTATAA
- a CDS encoding peptidylprolyl isomerase — protein sequence MNYFKTLSLLIVLTISSVAMASGNKKDANMYAEITTNRGVIKVKLFFKETPMTVANFVALAEGKMKNEAKELGVPYYDGTKFHRVISKAQGSPQDFMIQGGDPQGTGMGGPGYQFPDEIVDSLKHDKPGILSMANAGAGTNGSQFFITIVPTPWLDGKHTVFGEVVEGQDIVNTTLQGDEIKSIKIIREGKEAEKFDAPTVFEEAKVALVKAQEEKAKKEAEAYINFVKQNYPNAKQTASGLYYVITEEGEGAKPFATSKVKVHYEGKLMDGTIFDSSIQRGEPITFGLNQVIPGWTEGLQLMKEGGKATLIIPYKLAYGEMGRPPVIPAKANLIFDVELLEVQ from the coding sequence ATGAATTATTTTAAAACCTTAAGCTTGCTAATAGTGCTTACTATAAGTAGCGTAGCTATGGCTAGCGGCAATAAAAAAGATGCAAATATGTATGCAGAAATAACCACCAATAGAGGTGTAATTAAAGTAAAATTATTTTTTAAAGAAACGCCAATGACAGTTGCTAATTTTGTGGCACTGGCAGAAGGAAAAATGAAAAATGAAGCTAAAGAATTAGGTGTTCCTTATTATGACGGCACTAAATTTCATAGAGTGATAAGCAAGGCTCAAGGTAGCCCACAAGATTTTATGATACAAGGTGGCGACCCACAGGGAACCGGAATGGGTGGCCCGGGCTATCAATTCCCTGATGAAATAGTAGATAGCTTAAAACATGATAAACCGGGAATTTTATCTATGGCAAACGCAGGAGCTGGAACAAATGGAAGTCAGTTTTTTATAACTATAGTACCTACACCTTGGCTTGACGGCAAACACACTGTTTTTGGCGAAGTGGTAGAAGGGCAAGATATAGTTAATACAACTTTGCAAGGCGATGAAATTAAAAGCATTAAAATAATACGCGAAGGAAAAGAAGCTGAGAAATTTGATGCTCCTACAGTTTTTGAAGAAGCTAAAGTAGCTTTAGTAAAAGCACAGGAAGAAAAAGCCAAAAAAGAAGCAGAAGCCTACATTAACTTTGTTAAGCAAAATTATCCTAACGCTAAGCAAACAGCAAGCGGTTTGTACTACGTAATAACAGAAGAAGGCGAAGGTGCTAAACCTTTTGCAACAAGTAAAGTGAAAGTACATTATGAAGGCAAACTTATGGACGGAACTATTTTTGACAGTTCTATACAGAGAGGCGAGCCGATAACTTTTGGTTTAAACCAAGTAATACCAGGCTGGACAGAAGGACTGCAACTAATGAAAGAAGGTGGCAAAGCTACTTTAATTATACCTTACAAATTAGCTTATGGCGAAATGGGAAGACCACCGGTTATTCCTGCTAAAGCTAACTTAATTTTTGATGTTGAACTTTTAGAAGTTCAGTAA
- a CDS encoding sulfite exporter TauE/SafE family protein — protein sequence MEFWQIGLIAIVGLLAGIINTMAGGGSLLTMPMLIFMGLDSAMANGTNRIAILFQNATSIAGYKSKGLSAGKFGIILGLFALGGAIIGSKIAVELNDALFNKILAVVMVVVVIMTILNPALKLKSGEEVALRLGVKHQILACIALFFTGIYGGFIQAGTGLFIMAALSFINKYNLLQANVAKATIMLIYTISSLAIFFLEGKINMVYGLSLAVSMSLGSWWASRWSAGSGQKYIKWFMICSVVVMAVVLWFK from the coding sequence ATGGAATTTTGGCAAATTGGATTAATAGCCATAGTAGGTCTTTTGGCTGGAATTATAAATACCATGGCAGGTGGTGGTTCGTTGCTAACCATGCCTATGCTTATATTTATGGGTTTAGATAGTGCTATGGCTAACGGCACTAATCGTATTGCTATTTTATTTCAAAATGCCACTTCAATAGCCGGATATAAAAGCAAAGGTTTAAGTGCAGGTAAGTTTGGGATAATACTGGGATTATTTGCTTTGGGTGGTGCTATTATTGGTTCTAAAATAGCTGTAGAGCTTAATGATGCTTTGTTTAACAAAATACTGGCAGTGGTTATGGTGGTAGTGGTAATTATGACTATTTTAAACCCGGCTTTAAAGCTAAAATCAGGAGAAGAAGTAGCACTTCGTTTGGGTGTTAAGCATCAAATTTTGGCATGTATTGCTTTGTTTTTTACGGGAATTTATGGTGGATTTATACAAGCAGGAACGGGTTTGTTTATAATGGCAGCATTGAGTTTTATTAATAAATACAACTTGCTACAAGCTAATGTGGCTAAGGCAACCATTATGCTAATTTATACCATAAGTTCATTAGCTATTTTCTTTTTAGAAGGAAAAATAAACATGGTTTATGGGTTGAGTTTAGCCGTAAGTATGTCGTTGGGGAGCTGGTGGGCAAGTAGGTGGTCGGCAGGCAGTGGGCAAAAGTACATAAAATGGTTTATGATATGCTCAGTTGTGGTAATGGCAGTAGTGTTGTGGTTTAAGTAG
- the lpdA gene encoding dihydrolipoyl dehydrogenase, with protein MSKYDVAIIGSGPGGYVAAIRCAQLGFKTAIIEKYNTLGGTCLNVGCIPSKALLDSSEHYHKMQHEFAEHGIEVKGSSIDFKKMIDRKSAVVKQTCDGVAFLMNKNKIDVITGIGSFKDKNTITINGKDEIKADKIIIATGSKPVELPFAKFDKKRIISSTEALALSEIPKKFVIIGGGIIGLELGSVYHRLGSEVTVIEYADRLTPTMDSDISKELKRFLSKQGMKFELSTKVTDVSAKGKTVTVKAENKKGEAVEYTGDYCLVAVGRKPYTEGLGLENVGLKTDERGRISTNEKLQTAVENIYAIGDVVKGAMLAHKAEEEGVYVAEIMAGQKPHIHYNLIPGVCYTWPEAASVGATEEELKEQKIDYKTGKFPYRALGRARASMDLDGFVKILANKETDEILGVHIVGARAADLIMEGVVAMEYRASAEDVCRMSHPHPTYSEAFKEACFAATADRAMHI; from the coding sequence ATGTCAAAATACGATGTTGCAATAATTGGTTCAGGCCCTGGTGGATATGTTGCCGCTATTAGATGTGCTCAATTAGGATTTAAAACCGCTATAATTGAAAAATATAACACTTTAGGAGGCACTTGTTTAAATGTAGGGTGCATTCCAAGCAAAGCTTTGTTAGATAGTTCAGAGCATTATCATAAAATGCAACACGAATTTGCAGAACACGGCATAGAAGTAAAAGGTAGTAGCATTGATTTTAAAAAAATGATAGATAGAAAAAGTGCTGTGGTAAAACAAACTTGCGATGGCGTTGCTTTTTTAATGAACAAAAATAAAATTGATGTAATAACAGGCATAGGTTCGTTTAAAGATAAAAACACCATAACTATAAATGGCAAAGACGAAATTAAAGCAGATAAAATTATCATAGCCACAGGTTCAAAACCCGTAGAATTACCCTTTGCTAAATTTGACAAAAAACGCATTATTTCTTCTACAGAAGCTTTAGCTTTATCAGAAATTCCAAAGAAATTTGTCATTATCGGAGGTGGAATTATTGGTTTAGAATTAGGCTCAGTGTATCATCGCTTGGGTAGCGAAGTAACGGTAATAGAATATGCCGACAGATTAACACCTACCATGGATAGCGACATTAGCAAAGAGCTGAAAAGATTTTTAAGCAAACAAGGAATGAAGTTTGAATTAAGCACAAAAGTTACTGATGTGAGTGCTAAAGGAAAAACTGTAACTGTAAAAGCTGAAAATAAAAAAGGCGAAGCAGTTGAGTACACAGGCGATTATTGCTTAGTAGCAGTGGGCAGAAAACCTTATACCGAAGGTTTGGGGCTTGAAAATGTAGGCTTAAAAACAGATGAAAGAGGAAGAATTTCTACTAATGAAAAACTACAAACAGCTGTAGAAAATATATACGCAATAGGCGATGTAGTAAAAGGAGCTATGTTGGCTCACAAAGCCGAAGAAGAAGGCGTTTATGTAGCAGAAATAATGGCGGGACAAAAACCACATATTCATTACAATTTAATTCCCGGTGTATGCTATACGTGGCCGGAAGCGGCAAGTGTAGGAGCTACAGAAGAGGAGCTGAAAGAGCAAAAAATTGACTACAAAACAGGCAAATTTCCATATAGAGCCTTAGGGCGTGCCAGAGCAAGTATGGATTTAGACGGTTTTGTTAAAATATTAGCCAATAAAGAAACAGATGAAATTTTGGGCGTTCATATAGTAGGAGCCCGTGCTGCCGATTTAATAATGGAAGGCGTAGTAGCTATGGAATACCGTGCCAGTGCAGAAGATGTTTGCCGTATGAGCCACCCTCACCCTACATACAGCGAAGCATTTAAAGAAGCCTGTTTTGCGGCTACGGCAGATAGAGCTATGCATATTTAA